In Selenomonas sp. TAMA-11512, a genomic segment contains:
- a CDS encoding O-antigen ligase family protein, with protein MGRLNAYETWMTIALGITCVGSLASTALFSAGSALLLAIFLFRLVRERRLGIPAASRAQAYRMALASIAYLLLLLIPELITGTYDKGAAHLISEIKILPILLLSLMYIRNFQQVRVLLFCLTIAMLYDHVLSYGQFLGGDMLPKGEQDYRAFYINVILIVFPFTTILLRHDAVPMKEKMLFGLMGISSLVVIFGISQLRAGWGALACMLFLWMLIDRVWRKQIFAGMVVISLCFAVYASLSPTIYQRILSVTDPSWTYNMNRVYAQTSTLHIISDYPIVGIGVGNFKEVYNSGYHNELEFEHLDQPHNWILHLTVEHGLIGLLGLCLFYGYILYRCLHMYRSSVKLKRSFSIALILAIAASLIMGMFDVNMMKKVVFRVMYIMAGITLAVDVMDEEELQRASIR; from the coding sequence TATTTCTCTTCCGGCTGGTGCGGGAAAGACGGCTCGGCATACCTGCGGCATCACGCGCACAGGCGTACAGGATGGCGTTGGCGAGCATCGCGTATCTGCTGCTCCTCCTCATCCCGGAGCTTATAACGGGTACGTATGATAAGGGAGCGGCGCATCTTATCAGCGAGATCAAGATACTCCCCATTCTGCTGCTCTCTTTGATGTACATCCGAAATTTTCAGCAGGTGCGCGTCCTGCTTTTCTGCCTGACGATTGCCATGCTCTATGACCATGTGCTGAGCTACGGACAATTTTTGGGAGGCGACATGCTGCCGAAGGGGGAGCAGGACTACCGCGCCTTTTACATCAATGTCATCCTGATCGTCTTTCCGTTTACAACGATTCTGCTCAGGCATGATGCGGTGCCGATGAAGGAAAAAATGCTTTTCGGACTCATGGGGATAAGTTCGCTTGTCGTCATATTCGGCATCAGTCAGCTTCGGGCCGGCTGGGGTGCTCTGGCGTGCATGCTGTTCCTGTGGATGCTCATCGACAGGGTGTGGAGGAAGCAGATTTTTGCGGGGATGGTGGTCATCAGCCTTTGCTTCGCCGTGTACGCAAGCCTTTCACCGACCATTTATCAGCGCATTCTGTCCGTGACGGACCCGAGCTGGACGTACAACATGAACCGTGTATACGCGCAGACGTCTACGCTGCATATCATATCGGATTATCCGATCGTCGGCATCGGCGTCGGCAACTTCAAAGAGGTGTACAACAGCGGTTATCATAACGAGCTGGAATTCGAGCACCTGGATCAGCCGCACAATTGGATTCTGCATCTGACGGTGGAGCACGGCCTCATAGGGCTCCTCGGGCTGTGCCTCTTTTACGGATACATTCTGTACAGATGCCTGCACATGTATCGCTCGTCCGTGAAGCTCAAGCGGAGCTTTTCCATCGCGCTCATTCTCGCCATCGCCGCCAGCCTCATCATGGGGATGTTTGATGTCAACATGATGAAAAAAGTCGTCTTCCGCGTCATGTACATCATGGCGGGCATAACGCTGGCTGTCGATGTGATGGACGAGGAAGAGCTGCAGAGAGCGAGCATACGATGA
- a CDS encoding type II toxin-antitoxin system RelB/DinJ family antitoxin, translating to MEHAVNVNFRLDSDVKKNMEQVCAELGLSMSAAFTIFAKKVGRERRIPFEVSIDPFYDTNNQRYLEHKLEAYRNGTLRTVSHDLIEDA from the coding sequence ATGGAACACGCAGTGAATGTGAATTTCCGATTGGATTCCGACGTTAAAAAAAATATGGAGCAAGTCTGTGCCGAGTTAGGGCTTTCCATGAGCGCAGCATTTACAATATTTGCTAAGAAGGTCGGAAGAGAGCGCAGGATTCCATTTGAAGTTTCCATCGACCCGTTTTATGATACAAACAATCAGCGATATTTAGAGCACAAATTAGAAGCATACCGCAACGGAACACTGCGTACCGTCTCACACGATTTAATCGAGGACGCGTGA
- a CDS encoding Txe/YoeB family addiction module toxin, with amino-acid sequence MARTHIQWDVDAWEDYLYWQQHDRRMVKRINQLIKDILRSPFDGIGKPEPLKGNLGGLWSRRVDDEHRLVYIVEETCVILIACRGHYTQ; translated from the coding sequence ATGGCAAGAACGCATATACAATGGGATGTTGACGCTTGGGAGGATTATCTCTACTGGCAGCAACACGATCGGCGGATGGTCAAACGCATCAACCAACTTATTAAGGATATTCTTCGTAGTCCATTTGACGGCATCGGGAAGCCGGAGCCGCTCAAGGGAAATCTCGGCGGACTGTGGAGCCGCCGCGTCGATGACGAACACCGTCTCGTGTATATCGTTGAAGAAACGTGCGTCATTCTCATCGCATGTCGCGGACATTATACGCAGTAA
- the serA gene encoding phosphoglycerate dehydrogenase gives MKVLVADGIADKGVEILAEEFEVVEKPKLSHEELLDIIGDFDALLVRSASKVSADVIERAEKLQIIGRAGVGVDNIDVAKATEKGIIVINSPGGNTIAATEHTMAMMLSMARNIPVANESMQRGEWNRKAYVGVELRGKTLGVIGMGRIGSGVAKRALSFEMNVIGYDPFINEERARQMGIEIGTLDDVIEKSDFITVHMPLNKETKGMLNRSAMERMKDGVRLINCARGGIIDEVDLADMVKAGKVAGAAIDVFTEEPLAADHPLIGVPGVVLTPHLGASTVEAQIGVSVDVAEGVCAALKGEPVLTAVNMASVSRHVMEVIRPYLTLAEQLGATIASLADGAVKSLEVEYNGEISEVSTGMVTTGIIKGMLNPILEYNVNYVNAPSLAQDRHIKVREVKNAEAKDFATLITVRARTERGERKVAGTLFGTEGRIVSIDDFRIDVDPHDRIVICPHTNVPGIVGKVGTMLGAHNINISSMQLARTEQQGISLMVLTVDNDISSAVLKEMTDMDGIFGARLVNFDAV, from the coding sequence ATGAAGGTACTTGTTGCGGACGGTATTGCGGATAAGGGCGTAGAGATTCTTGCCGAGGAATTCGAGGTTGTGGAAAAGCCGAAGCTCTCGCATGAGGAGCTTCTGGATATCATCGGCGACTTTGACGCGCTCCTTGTGCGCTCGGCGTCGAAGGTTTCGGCGGATGTCATCGAGAGAGCGGAAAAGCTTCAGATCATCGGCCGTGCCGGCGTCGGTGTGGATAACATCGATGTCGCGAAAGCGACGGAAAAGGGTATTATCGTCATCAATTCGCCGGGCGGCAATACGATCGCGGCGACGGAGCATACGATGGCGATGATGCTCTCGATGGCACGCAACATCCCTGTCGCCAACGAATCGATGCAGCGGGGCGAGTGGAACCGCAAGGCGTATGTCGGGGTCGAGCTCCGCGGCAAGACGCTCGGCGTCATCGGCATGGGCCGCATCGGTTCGGGCGTCGCCAAGCGCGCGCTTTCCTTCGAAATGAACGTCATCGGCTATGATCCCTTTATCAATGAAGAGCGTGCTCGTCAAATGGGCATTGAGATCGGCACGCTGGATGACGTCATTGAAAAATCGGATTTCATCACAGTGCACATGCCGCTCAACAAGGAGACGAAGGGCATGCTCAACAGGTCTGCCATGGAGCGCATGAAGGACGGCGTGCGTCTCATCAACTGCGCGCGCGGCGGCATCATCGACGAGGTCGATCTCGCGGACATGGTGAAGGCCGGCAAGGTCGCGGGCGCGGCCATTGACGTATTCACGGAGGAACCGCTTGCGGCGGATCATCCGCTTATCGGTGTCCCCGGTGTCGTGCTCACGCCGCATCTCGGAGCATCGACAGTGGAGGCGCAGATCGGCGTTTCGGTCGATGTCGCGGAGGGCGTCTGCGCAGCGCTCAAGGGCGAGCCGGTGCTGACGGCCGTCAACATGGCAAGTGTCTCGAGGCATGTCATGGAGGTCATTCGCCCGTACCTCACGCTGGCGGAGCAGCTTGGCGCGACGATTGCGTCACTTGCCGACGGGGCGGTCAAGAGCCTCGAGGTCGAATACAACGGTGAGATTAGTGAAGTCTCGACAGGCATGGTCACGACGGGCATCATCAAGGGAATGCTCAATCCCATCCTCGAGTACAATGTCAACTATGTCAATGCGCCCAGTCTCGCGCAGGATCGTCACATCAAGGTGCGAGAGGTCAAGAACGCGGAGGCAAAGGATTTCGCTACGCTGATCACGGTCCGTGCGCGGACGGAGAGGGGCGAGCGCAAGGTTGCGGGTACGCTCTTCGGTACGGAGGGACGCATCGTCTCCATCGATGATTTCCGCATCGACGTCGACCCGCATGACCGCATCGTCATCTGCCCGCACACGAACGTGCCTGGTATCGTCGGCAAGGTCGGCACGATGCTCGGAGCGCACAATATCAATATCTCGAGCATGCAGCTCGCGCGCACGGAGCAGCAGGGCATCAGCCTCATGGTTCTGACGGTGGACAACGATATTTCAAGTGCTGTCCTGAAGGAAATGACGGACATGGACGGTATCTTCGGGGCACGTCTTGTCAACTTTGACGCCGTATAG